Genomic DNA from Haloarcula rubripromontorii:
GGAAAGCTCCTCTATGGCTCCCGGTTCCACGCCAGAGAGCAGAACCGCGGCCAGCAGGGGATCGGGATTTCCGCGGCCGTGCTCTACTCGCAGTTGACCTCCGGCAAGCCCGCGAAGATAACCTCGCGGCCCAAGGGCCAGGACGAGGCCCAGTACTTCGAACTCATCGTCGACACGGACACCAACGAACCGGAAATCAGCGTCGACGAGACGACGACCTGGGAGCGCCCTCACGGGACCCGCATCGAGCTGGAGATGGAGGCCAACATGCGGGCTCGCTCGACGCTGCGGGACTACATTCAGGACACCGCCGTCGTCAACCCCCACGCACGCATCGAGTTCGACGAGCCGGGGCTGGAGGAGTCCCTGAAGTTCGAGCGCGCGGAGGGCGCTGACCTCCCCGACGAGACCGAGGAGATTCGACCCCACCCCCACGGCGTCGAACTGGGGACCCTGCTGAAGATGCTCGAAGCGACCGATTCCTACTCCGTCTCGGGGTTCATGCAGGAGGAGTTCACCCGCGTCGGCGGCAAGACGGCCGACAGCGTCATCGCGAACTTCAACGACCGCCACTACGGCCGGGGCATGGCCTGGCAGCCGCCGAAGGTCAACGAGGACGCCGACGTCGAGGCCGCCGTCGAGGACGCCGTTGCCAACAAGGGCGCGGAGACGACCGCGACCTTCGCCGCCGCGGTCTCCGACGCTATCCACGACCGCGACCGGGTCGCGTACCACGAGGTCGAAGCCATCGTCGACGAAGCCGCAGACGAGGCCGAGGCTGACAGCGATACCACGTTCGGCGCGACGGTGCGGGAAAACGCCGTCGAGGCCGCGTGGGGCGCGGTCACCGCCGAGCTGACCACCGACCTCTACGCCCTCATCGACGACGTGACGACGAAACGCAAAGACGACGCCGCAATCGAGGGACTGGCGAGTCGGCTGGCCGATAAATTCGACGACGGCCGCCACCGGCTGACCCGCGACGAACTTCGGGGCTACATCGACCGCGCTGCCGACATGACCGAGGAGCAGGACGACGCTACTTACGGCGAGACCGCCCGTGAGAACGTCCTCGAAGCGCTCTGGACGACTGCCGAGGGCGTCCCGGAGGAGCCGCCGAAGGTCACCGACATCGCCGACGACCGCGACATTGCGAGCCAGCTGCTGTCGGCGATGCGCGAGACGGACATCATCGCGCCGCCGACGGACTGCCTCTCGCCTATCAGCGCCGAACTCGTCGAAGAAGGGCTTCGAAAGGAGTTCGACGCGGACTTCTACGCCGCCTCGACGCGGGACGCCTCGGTCCACGGCGGCGACCCGTTCATCGTCGAGGCCGGTATCGCCTACGGCGGTGAACTGGAAGCCGAAGGGACAGTCGACGTGATGCGCTTCGCCAACCGGGTCCCGCTGGTCTACCAGCGCGGGGCCTGTGCCACGACGGACGTGGTCAAGTCCATCCGCTGGCGCAACTACAACCTCGACCAGCCCGGCGGCTCCGGCATCCCGAAGGGGCCGGCCGTCATCATGGTCCACGTCGCCTCGACGAACGTGCCCTTCACCAGCGAATCGAAAGACGCCATCGCGAACGTCCCCGAGATGGAAGACGAGATAGAACTCGCCATCCGGGAGGCGGCCCGCGAACTCAAGAGCTACCTGAACAAGCGCCAGTCGATGCAACAGCGCCGCGAGAAGCAGGACAAACT
This window encodes:
- a CDS encoding DNA topoisomerase VI subunit B — encoded protein: MTSYQSRLGEGEGIAEELAESQRAISIAEFFEKNKHMLGFDSEARALVTAVKEAVDNALDACEEAGILPDIYVEIQEAGDYYRLVVEDNGPGITKEQAPKIFGKLLYGSRFHAREQNRGQQGIGISAAVLYSQLTSGKPAKITSRPKGQDEAQYFELIVDTDTNEPEISVDETTTWERPHGTRIELEMEANMRARSTLRDYIQDTAVVNPHARIEFDEPGLEESLKFERAEGADLPDETEEIRPHPHGVELGTLLKMLEATDSYSVSGFMQEEFTRVGGKTADSVIANFNDRHYGRGMAWQPPKVNEDADVEAAVEDAVANKGAETTATFAAAVSDAIHDRDRVAYHEVEAIVDEAADEAEADSDTTFGATVRENAVEAAWGAVTAELTTDLYALIDDVTTKRKDDAAIEGLASRLADKFDDGRHRLTRDELRGYIDRAADMTEEQDDATYGETARENVLEALWTTAEGVPEEPPKVTDIADDRDIASQLLSAMRETDIIAPPTDCLSPISAELVEEGLRKEFDADFYAASTRDASVHGGDPFIVEAGIAYGGELEAEGTVDVMRFANRVPLVYQRGACATTDVVKSIRWRNYNLDQPGGSGIPKGPAVIMVHVASTNVPFTSESKDAIANVPEMEDEIELAIREAARELKSYLNKRQSMQQRREKQDKLATILPEMAEKLTEVTGNDDLHIDDSLARIMNNVLVEREVEGDTVRVRIENNDDTNADVDLTDIVTAEPQVANGATVVEMDGEWFVKWSPTVAAGETAVLEYSVTDEAEFTVSVDGVEEEKLTVNA